A region of Pyxidicoccus parkwaysis DNA encodes the following proteins:
- a CDS encoding chemotaxis protein CheW: MKVTPRTMEEAQETEARELLERRAARLREQGETAVEEAVHWIAEFPLGEERYALSLESLRAALPLKMVTPVPLSAPHVVGVLRFQGQVLAALSLASLLGGHGWRQDPAVLLVVDRGDGELCALDCEAIPRPTTLPMSSVEAARVRAEGAVMEVFTQDRQLIHLIDLKRLFAQRGTGGRHAR, translated from the coding sequence ATGAAGGTCACCCCGCGGACGATGGAAGAAGCCCAGGAGACGGAAGCGCGCGAGCTGCTCGAGCGGCGCGCGGCCCGCCTCCGCGAGCAGGGCGAGACGGCCGTGGAGGAGGCCGTCCACTGGATTGCCGAGTTCCCCCTGGGCGAGGAGCGCTATGCGCTCTCCCTGGAGTCGCTGCGTGCCGCGCTGCCGCTGAAGATGGTGACGCCGGTGCCGCTGTCCGCCCCGCACGTCGTGGGCGTGTTGCGCTTCCAGGGCCAGGTGCTGGCCGCGCTCAGCCTCGCGTCGCTCCTGGGCGGCCACGGCTGGCGGCAGGACCCGGCCGTGCTGCTGGTGGTGGACCGTGGCGACGGCGAGCTGTGCGCGCTGGACTGCGAGGCCATTCCGCGCCCCACCACGCTGCCCATGAGCTCGGTGGAGGCCGCGCGCGTGCGCGCCGAGGGCGCTGTGATGGAGGTCTTCACGCAGGACCGCCAGCTCATCCACCTGATTGACTTGAAGCGCCTGTTCGCCCAGCGCGGGACGGGAGGACGTCATGCCCGTTGA
- a CDS encoding hybrid sensor histidine kinase/response regulator, which produces MPVDPMLQGLVAGFAVEAQEVVQKVTMDLLELERDGMETGALAKLYVRLGRHLHTLKGSAASLGMQDLSDIAHKLEDALAPLKANPQKMPRPVVDILLHGLDLFLLRAQAHADGRGDALPDPAAALAQLVAEAPPPEAAEAGAPAPVSLAMAVPASQVAVEAPLPVAAAEPSPGLMPEAESADAGWRVSARQVTALMREVERLREVRLRFEERGRELDRVVTLLAKQGLLAETAEARSQLAGTSRSLRTDGEETGDIVEALEEGLKAITTRPVRTILDPLQRMVRDLSRQLGKEARLSVVGSELSLDRRLLEKLQGALVHLLRNAVDHGLEMPAQRERAGKHHEGALTMRVEQQGNLLYLECADDGAGIDVERVRKVAESRGLVTSDESARLNENQVRDLIFRPGFSTRTDVTDTSGRGVGLDAVRASVEALQGRIEVASTQGQGTRFMLTLPVDLGSSPVLVVRATETLVGLPMLAVEATQLARADSLRLGKRRAHMEYQGQLLPVVDLGARLGLRALAPPTEGQPLLIVQSGGKRVALAVDAVVGDRDLVIRPLPSEVRDVPAWQGAATLSRGELLLICRPDWLVTDTAQAQVVAQKRALVVDDSLTARALHRAMLEAGGFTVHLAASGARALDRLATDTYDVVICDLDMEEMDGVQLIAKLREKKETASLPVILVSAHDSAAARERGMAAGADGYLSKRECAAGRLLAEVLDVMSRRGTRT; this is translated from the coding sequence ATGCCCGTTGACCCGATGCTGCAGGGACTCGTCGCCGGCTTCGCCGTGGAGGCCCAGGAGGTCGTCCAGAAGGTCACCATGGACCTGCTGGAGCTGGAGCGCGACGGCATGGAGACGGGCGCGCTCGCCAAGCTCTACGTGCGGCTGGGCCGCCACCTCCACACGCTGAAGGGCAGCGCCGCGTCGCTCGGCATGCAGGACCTGAGCGACATCGCCCACAAGCTGGAGGACGCGCTCGCCCCGCTGAAGGCCAACCCGCAGAAGATGCCGCGGCCGGTGGTGGACATCCTGCTGCACGGCCTGGACCTCTTCCTGCTGCGCGCCCAGGCGCACGCGGACGGGCGCGGTGACGCGCTGCCGGACCCGGCCGCCGCCCTGGCCCAGCTCGTGGCGGAGGCACCGCCTCCGGAGGCCGCCGAGGCGGGGGCTCCCGCTCCCGTCTCCCTGGCCATGGCCGTGCCCGCCTCGCAGGTGGCCGTGGAGGCGCCCCTTCCCGTTGCCGCGGCCGAGCCCTCTCCGGGGCTCATGCCCGAGGCGGAGTCCGCGGACGCCGGCTGGCGCGTGTCGGCGCGGCAGGTGACGGCGCTGATGCGCGAGGTGGAGCGCCTGCGCGAGGTGCGCCTGCGCTTCGAGGAGCGCGGCCGCGAGCTGGACCGCGTGGTGACGCTGCTCGCGAAGCAGGGCCTGCTGGCGGAGACGGCGGAGGCGCGCTCGCAGCTGGCCGGCACGTCGCGCTCGCTGCGCACCGACGGCGAGGAGACGGGCGACATCGTCGAGGCGCTGGAGGAGGGCCTCAAGGCGATTACGACGCGTCCGGTGCGCACCATCCTGGACCCGCTGCAGCGCATGGTGCGCGACTTGTCCCGCCAGCTCGGGAAGGAGGCGCGCCTGTCGGTGGTGGGCTCGGAGCTGTCGCTGGACCGGCGCCTGCTGGAGAAGCTCCAGGGCGCGCTGGTGCACCTGCTCCGCAACGCGGTGGACCACGGCCTGGAGATGCCGGCCCAGCGCGAGCGCGCGGGCAAGCACCACGAGGGCGCGCTGACGATGCGCGTGGAGCAGCAGGGCAACCTGCTCTACCTGGAGTGCGCGGACGACGGCGCCGGCATCGACGTGGAGCGCGTGCGCAAGGTGGCGGAGTCGCGCGGCCTCGTGACGTCGGACGAGTCCGCCCGGCTCAACGAGAACCAGGTGAGGGACCTCATCTTCCGGCCCGGCTTCAGCACGCGCACGGACGTGACGGACACCTCCGGGCGCGGCGTGGGCCTGGACGCGGTGCGCGCATCGGTGGAGGCGCTGCAGGGCCGCATCGAGGTGGCCAGCACGCAGGGGCAGGGCACGCGCTTCATGCTGACCTTGCCGGTGGACCTGGGCAGCTCGCCGGTGCTGGTGGTGCGCGCGACGGAGACGCTGGTGGGCCTGCCCATGCTGGCGGTGGAGGCCACGCAGCTGGCCCGCGCGGACTCGCTGCGCCTGGGCAAGCGCCGGGCGCACATGGAATACCAGGGGCAGCTGTTGCCGGTGGTGGACCTGGGGGCGCGGCTCGGCCTGCGCGCCCTGGCGCCGCCCACGGAGGGACAGCCCCTGCTCATCGTGCAGAGCGGCGGCAAGCGCGTGGCGCTCGCGGTGGACGCGGTGGTGGGAGACCGTGATTTGGTCATCCGCCCGCTGCCCTCCGAGGTGCGCGACGTGCCGGCCTGGCAGGGCGCGGCCACGCTCAGCCGCGGTGAGCTGCTGCTCATCTGCCGCCCGGACTGGCTGGTGACGGACACCGCGCAGGCGCAGGTGGTGGCGCAGAAGCGGGCGCTGGTGGTGGACGACTCGCTCACCGCGCGCGCGCTGCACCGGGCCATGCTGGAGGCCGGCGGCTTCACGGTGCACCTGGCGGCCAGCGGCGCCCGCGCGTTGGATCGGCTGGCGACGGACACGTACGACGTCGTCATCTGCGACCTGGACATGGAGGAGATGGACGGCGTGCAGCTCATCGCGAAGCTCCGCGAGAAGAAGGAGACGGCGTCGCTGCCCGTCATCCTCGTCTCCGCGCACGACAGCGCCGCGGCCCGCGAGCGCGGTATGGCGGCGGGCGCGGATGGTTATCTCAGCAAGCGTGAATGCGCGGCGGGCCGCCTGCTCGCCGAGGTGCTCGACGTCATGAGCCGCAGGGGGACCCGGACGTGA
- a CDS encoding chemotaxis protein CheB, giving the protein MSLKRSIRVLVVDDSPTMANTLTALLTEEPRIEVVGRAGDGNRAVQLAKLLRPDVITMDLLLPGLDGPAAIAAIMSAAPARILVVSAVAEQRGVDLGFQAMNAGALELIGKPNVTNVEELRKWGRDLAHSVCLMAEVPVISRRPRTGVVPPPVPTGARVDVFGIVASTGGPPALADLLAKLPRDFPVPLLIAQHITVGFTQGMVRWLSQVTPLLVDIAKDGERLEPGRVYFPLDGHDLLVDSGGVARLQRSRGGPCPNGDVLLASLASVFGRRSGGVVLTGMGEDGARGLLAIRNAGGVTFSQDEASSVVFGMPRAAIELKATDQGVPLASMPELILQSCSLPGFRARGEGGSSR; this is encoded by the coding sequence GTGAGTCTGAAGCGGTCCATCCGCGTCCTGGTGGTGGATGACTCCCCCACCATGGCGAACACGCTGACCGCGCTCCTCACCGAGGAGCCGCGAATCGAAGTCGTTGGCCGGGCTGGCGACGGCAACCGCGCCGTGCAGCTCGCGAAGCTGCTGCGGCCGGACGTCATCACCATGGACCTGCTGCTGCCGGGGCTGGACGGCCCGGCGGCCATCGCAGCCATCATGTCCGCGGCGCCCGCGCGCATCCTCGTGGTGAGCGCGGTGGCCGAGCAGCGCGGCGTGGACCTGGGCTTCCAGGCGATGAACGCCGGCGCGCTGGAGCTCATCGGCAAGCCCAACGTCACCAACGTCGAGGAGCTGCGCAAGTGGGGCCGTGATTTGGCCCACTCCGTGTGCCTGATGGCGGAGGTGCCCGTCATCTCGCGCCGCCCGCGCACGGGCGTGGTGCCGCCGCCGGTCCCCACGGGCGCGCGGGTGGACGTCTTCGGAATCGTGGCCTCCACCGGTGGCCCGCCCGCGCTGGCGGACCTGCTGGCGAAGCTGCCCAGGGACTTCCCCGTCCCGCTGCTCATCGCGCAGCACATCACCGTGGGCTTCACCCAGGGCATGGTGCGCTGGCTGTCCCAGGTGACGCCCCTCTTGGTGGACATCGCCAAGGACGGCGAGCGCCTGGAGCCGGGCCGCGTGTACTTCCCGCTGGACGGGCACGATTTGCTGGTGGACTCGGGCGGCGTGGCGCGGCTGCAGCGCAGCCGGGGCGGGCCGTGCCCCAACGGCGACGTGCTGCTGGCGTCGCTGGCCTCCGTCTTCGGCCGGCGCAGCGGCGGCGTGGTGCTCACCGGCATGGGCGAGGACGGCGCGCGGGGCCTTCTGGCCATCCGCAACGCGGGCGGCGTCACCTTCTCCCAGGACGAGGCCTCGTCCGTCGTCTTCGGCATGCCGCGCGCCGCGATTGAGCTCAAGGCCACGGACCAGGGCGTGCCCCTGGCCTCCATGCCCGAGCTCATCCTCCAGAGCTGCTCATTGCCCGGCTTCCGCGCCCGGGGCGAGGGAGGTTCCTCGCGATGA
- a CDS encoding methyl-accepting chemotaxis protein — translation MNPSQPSLTTQLTQQFRQSLGLAPKFILLTAVITATLAMSLTAIATQRLESGLMSNHSEEGQLVAHSIAVAAEQGITAGDGTLQPMLNVSRDSEDLEYIFVQDASGNVVAHSFAKAFPEPLKAAILAAGDSAVVDLEADGERLYAINVAYPVAGGKLGTVHVGMALEHISGQVSALRWRMAGFALLLVVVGVAVSALFSRSIVRPLRNLTEVAGHIVESGDLTRPIQVKSGDEVGRLANSFAQMVSRLREVTLNLQQAATALTQSTEHLNTSSTDQAQTISRQAAALQETQVTAQEIKQTSMLAAQKAESVLSVAERADALAKSGEASIELTMAGLNDIRAQVGEIAQKIVELGERTQQIGGITQTVKDLADQSNMLALNAAIESVRSGEHGKGFGVVAREIRALADQSIQATTRVRELLDDIANSVTAAVRITERGAERMEAGLAQVRTSGQNLRELSSIVQDNAAAVRQIAAAVSQQNVGINQITLAVNDLSKMMDETVARIGSTGEAATTLQIISEQLSSAVKSYRVG, via the coding sequence GTGAATCCTTCGCAACCGTCGCTCACCACGCAGCTCACCCAGCAGTTCCGTCAGTCGCTGGGGCTGGCGCCGAAGTTCATCCTCCTCACCGCCGTCATCACCGCGACGCTGGCGATGAGCCTCACCGCCATCGCCACGCAGCGGCTGGAGAGCGGGCTCATGTCCAACCACTCGGAGGAGGGACAGCTGGTGGCCCACAGCATCGCCGTGGCCGCCGAGCAGGGCATCACCGCGGGCGACGGCACGCTCCAGCCCATGCTGAACGTCAGCCGGGACAGCGAGGACCTGGAGTACATCTTCGTCCAGGACGCCAGCGGCAACGTCGTGGCGCACTCCTTCGCCAAGGCCTTCCCGGAGCCGCTGAAGGCCGCCATCCTCGCGGCCGGTGACTCGGCCGTGGTGGACCTGGAGGCCGACGGCGAGCGGCTGTACGCCATCAACGTCGCCTACCCGGTGGCCGGCGGCAAGCTGGGCACCGTGCACGTGGGCATGGCCCTGGAGCACATCTCCGGCCAGGTGAGCGCGCTGCGCTGGCGCATGGCGGGCTTCGCGCTGCTGCTGGTGGTGGTGGGCGTGGCGGTGTCCGCGCTGTTCAGCCGCAGCATCGTCCGCCCGCTGCGCAACCTGACGGAGGTGGCGGGCCACATCGTCGAGTCCGGCGACCTCACCCGCCCCATTCAAGTGAAGAGCGGCGACGAGGTGGGCCGGCTGGCCAACTCCTTCGCGCAGATGGTGAGCCGGCTGCGCGAGGTGACGCTCAACCTCCAGCAGGCCGCCACGGCGCTCACCCAGTCCACCGAGCACCTCAACACGTCCTCGACCGACCAGGCGCAGACCATCTCCCGTCAGGCCGCCGCCCTCCAGGAGACGCAGGTGACGGCGCAGGAAATCAAGCAGACGTCCATGCTCGCCGCGCAGAAGGCGGAGAGCGTGCTCAGCGTCGCCGAGCGCGCGGACGCCCTGGCCAAGTCCGGCGAGGCCTCCATCGAGCTCACCATGGCGGGCCTCAACGACATCCGCGCCCAGGTGGGTGAGATTGCCCAGAAGATTGTCGAGCTGGGCGAGCGCACGCAGCAGATTGGCGGGATTACCCAGACGGTGAAGGACCTGGCGGACCAGTCCAACATGCTCGCGCTCAACGCGGCGATTGAGTCCGTCCGCTCGGGTGAGCACGGCAAGGGCTTTGGCGTGGTGGCGCGTGAAATCCGCGCGCTGGCGGACCAGTCCATCCAGGCCACCACCCGTGTGCGCGAGCTGCTGGACGACATCGCCAACTCGGTGACGGCCGCGGTGCGAATCACGGAGCGCGGCGCCGAGCGCATGGAGGCGGGGCTCGCCCAGGTGCGCACCAGCGGGCAGAACCTGCGTGAGCTGTCCTCCATCGTCCAGGACAACGCCGCCGCCGTCCGCCAGATTGCCGCCGCTGTCAGCCAGCAGAACGTGGGCATCAACCAAATCACCCTGGCGGTGAATGACCTCTCCAAGATGATGGACGAGACGGTGGCCCGCATCGGCTCCACCGGCGAGGCCGCCACCACGCTGCAAATCATCTCCGAGCAGCTCTCCAGCGCGGTGAAGAGCTACCGCGTCGGCTGA
- the clpA gene encoding ATP-dependent Clp protease ATP-binding subunit ClpA: MAGPLIAKELQASFRTALDEARKMRHEYLTLEHLLLALTRDSRTREVLKACGANVKRLQERLVSFLEETVERLPEGVEAEPQQTIGVERVLHRAAMHALSAEQKLIDGGDVLVAMFREEESQALYLLQQEGVTRLDLLNYISHGISKGEEGNGGEASEGAPSRGAAMGDDDEGESPRKSPLEAYTTQLNIEAKEGRIDPLIGREKELERTIQVLCRRRKNNPLYVGEAGVGKTAIAEGLALHIHEGRVPEALKNSVVYSLDMGALLAGTKFRGQFEERLKGVLKALQEQKDAILFIDEIHTIVGAGATSGGSMDASNLLKPALASGRLRCIGSTTYQEYKSAFERDRALSRRFQKIEVGEPSVEDTVLILEGLKSRYEEHHGVKYAPEAIRAAAELSAKHINDRFLPDKAIDVIDETGAAERLKPEGTRTNNVTAADVENVVAKMAKIPAKSVSASEGVQLQNLEKELQGVIFGQDAAIKDLVSAIKLARSGLRAPEKPIGSFLFSGPTGVGKTELAKQLAQALGVEFLRYDMSEYSEKHTVSRLIGAPPGYVGFDQGGLLTDAVRKHPYAVLVLDEIEKAHPDLFNILLQVMDHATLTDNNGRKADFRNIVLILTTNAGAQEMSTKAIGFGDLAKPADAHRAKKAIERTFTPEFRNRLDGWILFSGLPPEIILKVVDKEVRLLQKMLDEKKVKLELTPAARAWLAEHGYDPAFGARPMARLVDNSLKKPLAEALLFGDLKDGGVAHYDVEGDSLKLKTRPATAEAQPA; this comes from the coding sequence GTGGCAGGACCGCTGATTGCCAAAGAGTTGCAGGCCAGCTTCCGCACCGCCCTGGATGAGGCGCGGAAGATGCGCCACGAGTACCTGACGCTGGAGCACCTGCTCCTCGCGCTCACCCGGGACTCGCGGACACGCGAAGTCCTGAAGGCGTGCGGGGCCAACGTGAAGCGCCTCCAGGAGCGCCTGGTCTCCTTCCTGGAGGAGACGGTCGAACGGCTGCCCGAGGGCGTGGAGGCCGAGCCCCAGCAGACCATCGGCGTGGAGCGCGTGCTCCACCGCGCCGCCATGCACGCGCTGTCCGCCGAGCAGAAGCTCATCGACGGCGGAGACGTGCTGGTGGCCATGTTCCGCGAGGAGGAGAGCCAGGCGCTCTACCTCCTGCAGCAGGAGGGCGTCACCCGCCTGGACCTCCTGAACTACATCTCCCACGGCATCTCCAAGGGCGAAGAGGGCAACGGGGGCGAGGCCTCCGAGGGCGCTCCCAGCCGTGGCGCGGCCATGGGGGATGACGACGAGGGCGAGTCCCCGCGCAAGAGCCCGCTGGAGGCGTACACCACCCAGCTCAACATCGAGGCCAAGGAGGGGCGCATCGACCCGCTCATCGGCCGCGAGAAGGAGCTGGAGCGCACCATCCAGGTGCTCTGCCGCCGCCGGAAGAACAACCCGCTCTACGTGGGCGAGGCGGGCGTGGGCAAGACGGCCATCGCCGAAGGCCTGGCCCTGCACATCCACGAGGGCCGGGTGCCGGAGGCGCTGAAGAACTCCGTCGTCTACTCGCTGGACATGGGCGCGCTGCTCGCGGGCACCAAGTTCCGCGGCCAGTTCGAGGAGCGCCTCAAGGGCGTGCTCAAGGCGCTGCAGGAGCAGAAGGACGCCATCCTCTTCATCGACGAGATTCACACCATCGTCGGTGCCGGCGCGACGAGCGGCGGCTCCATGGACGCGTCCAACCTGCTCAAGCCCGCGCTGGCCAGCGGCCGGCTGCGCTGCATCGGCTCCACGACGTACCAGGAGTACAAGTCCGCCTTCGAGCGAGACCGCGCGCTGTCCCGCCGCTTCCAGAAGATTGAGGTGGGCGAGCCCAGCGTGGAGGACACCGTCCTCATCCTGGAGGGGCTGAAGAGCCGCTACGAGGAGCACCACGGCGTGAAGTACGCGCCGGAGGCCATCCGCGCCGCGGCGGAGCTGTCCGCCAAGCACATCAACGACAGGTTCCTCCCGGACAAGGCCATCGACGTCATCGACGAGACGGGCGCCGCCGAGCGGCTGAAGCCGGAGGGCACGCGCACCAACAACGTCACCGCCGCGGACGTGGAGAACGTCGTGGCGAAGATGGCGAAGATTCCCGCCAAGAGCGTGTCCGCCAGCGAGGGCGTGCAGCTCCAGAACCTGGAGAAGGAGCTGCAGGGCGTCATCTTCGGGCAGGACGCGGCCATCAAGGACCTGGTCAGCGCCATCAAGCTGGCGCGCTCCGGCCTGCGTGCGCCGGAGAAGCCCATCGGCTCGTTCCTCTTCTCCGGCCCCACGGGCGTGGGCAAGACGGAGCTGGCCAAGCAGCTCGCACAGGCGCTGGGCGTGGAGTTCCTGCGCTACGACATGAGCGAGTACTCGGAGAAGCACACGGTGAGCCGGCTCATCGGCGCGCCTCCGGGCTACGTGGGCTTCGACCAGGGCGGCCTCTTGACGGACGCCGTGCGCAAGCACCCCTACGCGGTGCTGGTGCTGGATGAAATCGAGAAGGCCCACCCGGACCTCTTCAACATCCTGCTCCAGGTGATGGACCACGCGACGCTGACGGACAACAACGGCCGCAAGGCCGACTTCCGCAACATCGTCCTCATCCTCACCACCAACGCGGGCGCCCAGGAGATGAGCACCAAGGCCATCGGCTTCGGTGACCTCGCGAAGCCGGCGGACGCGCACCGCGCGAAGAAGGCGATTGAGCGCACCTTCACCCCGGAGTTCCGCAACCGGCTCGACGGGTGGATTCTCTTCTCCGGCCTGCCGCCGGAAATCATCCTGAAGGTCGTGGACAAGGAGGTCCGCCTCCTCCAGAAGATGCTGGACGAGAAGAAGGTGAAGCTGGAGCTCACGCCCGCCGCCCGCGCGTGGCTGGCCGAGCACGGCTACGACCCGGCCTTCGGCGCGCGCCCCATGGCCCGCCTCGTGGACAACTCGCTGAAGAAGCCCCTCGCCGAGGCGCTGCTCTTCGGTGACTTGAAGGACGGCGGCGTCGCCCACTACGACGTCGAGGGCGACAGCCTGAAGCTGAAGACGCGCCCGGCCACCGCGGAAGCACAGCCGGCGTAG